One genomic region from Prunus persica cultivar Lovell chromosome G3, Prunus_persica_NCBIv2, whole genome shotgun sequence encodes:
- the LOC18781765 gene encoding protease Do-like 9, whose amino-acid sequence MGDNKRKRGPKPKTPVAEDTNITTMDIQYTNPTTANDAVSVPANETATDPSSSQPSRRGRGRPRKTEKLNIAASPERRSLRHADQNGDGGHALAVVSEPQLMVPSWENVARVVPAMEAVVKVFCVHTEPNLSLPWQRKRQYSSSSSGFVIGGRRVLTNAHSVEHHTQVKLKKRGSETKYLATVLAIGTECDIAMLTVSDDEFWEGVSPVEFGELPALQDAVTVVGYPIGGDTISVTSGVVSRMEILSYVHGSTELLGLQIDAAINSGNSGGPAFNDKGKCVGIAFQSLKHEDVENIGYVIPTPVIMHFIQDYEKNGEYTGFPVIGVEWQKMENPDLRTSIGMRTDQKGVRIRRIEPTAPESHVLKPSDIILSFDGVNIANDGTVPFRHGERIGFSYLVSQKYTGDNALVKVLRNSEILEYSIKLSTHKRLIPAHINGKPPSYYIIAGFVFAAVSVPYLRSEYGKDYEFDAPVKLLDKHLHSMAQSIDEQLVVVSQVLVADINIGYEDIVNTQVLAFNGKPVNNLKNLASMVENCDDEYLKFDLEYDQMVVLQTKTAKAATLDILLTHCIPSAMSDDLKS is encoded by the exons atgggtgataataaaagaaagagaggtccaaaacccaaaaccccagtAGCTGAAGATACCAATATCACCACCATGGAtatccaatacaccaaccccaccacCGCAAACGACGCCGTTTCAGTTCCCGCGAACGAAACCGCCACTGACCCCAGTAGCTCCCAGCCCAGTCGCCGTGGACGAGGCCGGCCCAGAAAGACCGAGAAGCTCAACATAGCGGCTTCACCGGAACGACGAAGCTTGAGACACGCGGACCAAAACGGCGATGGTGGGCACGCCTTGGCTGTCGTTTCCGAGCCACAGTTGATGGTGCCGAGCTGGGAGAACGTGGCGAGAGTGGTCCCGGCCATGGAGGCCGTAGTAAAGGTGTTTTGTGTGCACACGGAGCCTAATTTATCGTTGCCATGGCAGAGGAAGAGGCAGTACAGTTCGAGCAGTAGTGGGTTTGTGATAGGAGGCAGGAGGGTCTTGACCAATGCGCACTCTGTGGAGCACCATACCCAGGTTAAGCTCAAGAAACGTGGCTCTGAAACTAAGTACTTGGCCACTGTGTTAGCCATTGGAACCGAGTGTGATATTG CAATGCTTACGGTGAGTGATGATGAATTCTGGGAAGGAGTTTCACCTGTGGAGTTTGGAGAGTTACCTGCACTCCAAGATGCTGTGACGGTTGTGGGCTACCCTATTGGGGGTGACACAATCTCTGTGACAAGTGGTGTTGTGTCACGTATGGAGATACTGTCTTATGTTCATGGATCGACTGAGCTTCTAGGATTGCAG ATAGATGCTGCAATAAACTCTGGAAACTCTGGTGGGCCTGCCTTTAATGATAAAGGAAAATGTGTGGGTATCGCATTTCAGTCTCTTAAACATGAAGATGTGGAAAATATAGGTTACGTCATACCAACACCAGTTATTATGCACTTCATTCAAGATTATGAGAAGAATGGGGAATATACAG GGTTCCCAGTTATTGGAGTTGAATGGCAGAAGATGGAAAATCCTGATCTGCGCACGTCAATAGGGATGAGAACTGATCAAAAGGGTGTGCGTATCAGAAGAATTGAACCTACAGCTCCAGAATCACATGTTCTGAAGCCATCCGATATTATTCTTAGCTTTGATGGGGTTAACATTGCAAATGATGGCACAG TTCCATTCAGGCATGGAGAGCGCATAGGTTTCAGTTACCTTGTGTCTCAAAAGTATACTGGTGATAATGCTCTAGTAAAAGTTCTTCGTAACTCAGAGATACTTGAGTACAGCATAAAACTTTCAACTCACAAGCGACTCATCCCGGCACACATCAACGGCAAACCACCTTCATATTATATCATtgctggttttgtttttgcagcGGTATCTGTTCCATATCTGCGTTCTGAG TATGGAAAGGATTATGAATTTGACGCTCCAGTGAAACTGTTGGACAAGCATTTACATTCAATGGCGCAGTCTATCGATGAACAGCTTGTTGTTGTTTCTCAG GTACTTGTTGCCGACATTAATATTGGATATGAGGACATTGTTAACACTCAG GTTCTCGCTTTTAATGGTAAACCTGTGAATAATCTGAAGAATTTGGCCAGCATGGTGGAGAATTGTGACGACGAGTACCTAAAGTTTGACCTAGAGTACGATCAG ATGGTTGTACTACAGACAAAAACTGCCAAGGCAGCAACTTTAGATATCCTCCTGACACATTGCATACCTTCAGCAATGTCTGATGACCTTAAGTCTTAA
- the LOC18781626 gene encoding protein ALTERED XYLOGLUCAN 4-like → MSFCTFSPEKLHNNAKRERGFNMGSRLVPFLFTSLAIATLFSFFLIYSPNPLLTIAKQGLNSIQIQPNLHAVQEQDHQDLDHNNINLQPPTKKEEDKCDLYKGHWIPELRGPMYTNSSCATIPESKNCFKNGRRDSDFLNWRWKPDKCELPLFDPNTFLEIVRGKKMAFIGDSVARNHVESLLCLLSQEESPKDVYKDSEDRFRTWYFPQHDFTLMKLWSKYLVASDERMINGTGTGTFDLHLDRLDDQWARHLPDLDYAIVSGGHWFFRVMYLHEGGNLTGCVYCNQPNVTDYNISHAVRMAFRTVFKHIKDCKNCRGGLMALLRTFAPAHFENGAWNTGGYCNRTSPFSEAQIDLGTFDWEMRNIQIEEFERGRREGEMKGKKFGVLDITRAMLMRADGHPGAHWGNQWMKGYNDCVHWCMPGPVDYWNHFLMAIIRNEGGLVS, encoded by the exons ATGAGTTTTTGTACTTTTTCCCCAGAAAAGCTTCATAACAATGCCAAAAGGGAGAGAGGCTTTAACATGGGGAGCAGATTGGTTCCTTTCTTGTTCACTTCTCTAGCCATAGCCACCCTTTTCAGCTTTTTCCTTATCTATTCTCCAAACCCTTTGCTAACCATAGCCAAACAAGGCCTTAATTCTATTCAAATCCAGCCAAACCTTCATGCAGTACAAGAACAAGACCACCAAGACCTTGATCACAATAACATCAACCTCCAACCACCTACAA AGAAGGAGGAGGACAAGTGTGACTTGTATAAGGGTCACTGGATTCCAGAATTAAGAGGGCCAATGTACACCAATTCAAGCTGTGCCACAATTCCAGAATCAAAGAATTGTTTCAAAAATGGCAGAAGGGACAGTGATTTCCTTAATTGGAGATGGAAGCCAGACAAATGTGAGCTTCCTCTGTTCGATCCCAACACCTTTTTGGAAATTGtgagaggaaagaaaatggCATTTATCGGAGACTCTGTGGCTCGCAACCATGTGGAGTCACTTCTCTGCCTCTTGTCACAG GAAGAATCCCCAAAAGACGTTTACAAGGATTCTGAAGACAGGTTCAGGACATGGTATTTTCCTCAACATGACTTCACGCTCATGAAATTGTGGTCCAAATATCTTGTAGCTTCAGATGAGAGGATGATTAATGGTACAGGGACCGGCACCTTTGATTTGCATCTTGACCGGCTCGACGATCAATGGGCGCGGCATCTCCCCGATCTGGACTACGCAATCGTCTCAGGCGGGCATTGGTTTTTCCGGGTAATGTACTTACATGAAGGTGGTAACCTCACCGGATGCGTCTATTGCAATCAACCTAATGTCACTGACTACAACATTAGCCACGCCGTTCGGATGGCGTTTCGAACAGTTTTCAAGCACATCAAAGATTGCAAGAACTGCAGAGGTGGTCTCATGGCCTTGTTGAGGACATTTGCTCCTGCACACTTCGAGAACGGGGCTTGGAACACCGGGGGGTACTGTAACAGAACAAGTCCTTTCAGTGAGGCGCAGATTGATTTGGGCACTTTCGACTGGGAAATGAGGAACATTCAGATTGAGGAGTttgaaagaggaagaagagaaggggAGATGAAGGGGAAGAAGTTTGGGGTTTTGGATATAACCAGGGCCATGCTGATGAGGGCAGATGGGCACCCTGGAGCTCACTGGGGAAACCAGTGGATGAAGGGCTATAATGACTGCGTCCATTGGTGCATGCCAGGCCCTGTTGATTACTGGAACCATTTTCTAATGGCGATTATCAGAAACGAGGGAGGCTTAGTTTCTTAG
- the LOC18782133 gene encoding uncharacterized protein LOC18782133 isoform X2 translates to MSQGYAIELYFDPALENQVLKAWNVLARRQISTQLIEIESRPHITLFSSPFIEPAKLENVIKAFASKQEPLALSFSSIGSLPHDNNVLFLSPTPSVSLLQFQSQLCEAVKREGVEIGEEYRTDSWVPYCAVAQEVPKTRMAEAFCVLRDLKLPVAGYAMDIGLVEFSPVRELFSFVLGFGCIFFSGVAL, encoded by the exons ATGTCACAAGGCTATGCGATCGAGCTCTACTTCGATCCAGCCCTCGAAAACCAGGTCTTGAAGGCTTGGAATGTGCTCGCTCGCCGTCAGATTAGTACCCAACTCATTGAAATCGAATCACGCCCCCACATCACCCTCTTCTCCAGCCCCTTCATTGAACCAGCGAAGCTCGAAAACGTAATCAAAGCCTTCGCTTCGAAGCAAGAACCTTTGGCGTTGTCCTTCTCCTCAATTGGGAGCCTTCCACATGACAACAATGTCCTGTTTCTGTCACCAACTCCTTCAGTTTCGTTGCTTCAGTTTCAGTCCCAATTGTGCGAGGCAGTGAAGAGAGAAGGCGTTGAAATTGGGGAGGAGTATCGCACAGATTCTTGGGTTCCTTATTGTGCTGTTGCTCAAGAAGTGCCAAAGACTCGGATGGCGGAAGCGTTTTGCGTGTTACGGGACTTGAAGTTGCCGGTTGCTGGGTATGCCATGGATATTGGGTTGGTGGAGTTTTCGCCTGTTCGTGAGTTATTCTCGTTTGTGCTAG GTTTTggctgtattttttttagtggTGTAGCCTTGTGA
- the LOC18782133 gene encoding uncharacterized protein LOC18782133 isoform X1, protein MSQGYAIELYFDPALENQVLKAWNVLARRQISTQLIEIESRPHITLFSSPFIEPAKLENVIKAFASKQEPLALSFSSIGSLPHDNNVLFLSPTPSVSLLQFQSQLCEAVKREGVEIGEEYRTDSWVPYCAVAQEVPKTRMAEAFCVLRDLKLPVAGYAMDIGLVEFSPVRELFSFVLENFEISLLQQCRYDLW, encoded by the exons ATGTCACAAGGCTATGCGATCGAGCTCTACTTCGATCCAGCCCTCGAAAACCAGGTCTTGAAGGCTTGGAATGTGCTCGCTCGCCGTCAGATTAGTACCCAACTCATTGAAATCGAATCACGCCCCCACATCACCCTCTTCTCCAGCCCCTTCATTGAACCAGCGAAGCTCGAAAACGTAATCAAAGCCTTCGCTTCGAAGCAAGAACCTTTGGCGTTGTCCTTCTCCTCAATTGGGAGCCTTCCACATGACAACAATGTCCTGTTTCTGTCACCAACTCCTTCAGTTTCGTTGCTTCAGTTTCAGTCCCAATTGTGCGAGGCAGTGAAGAGAGAAGGCGTTGAAATTGGGGAGGAGTATCGCACAGATTCTTGGGTTCCTTATTGTGCTGTTGCTCAAGAAGTGCCAAAGACTCGGATGGCGGAAGCGTTTTGCGTGTTACGGGACTTGAAGTTGCCGGTTGCTGGGTATGCCATGGATATTGGGTTGGTGGAGTTTTCGCCTGTTCGTGAGTTATTCTCGTTTGTGCTAG aGAATTTTGAAATCTCTCTGCTTCAACAATGTAGGTATGATTTGTGGTAA
- the LOC18782133 gene encoding uncharacterized protein LOC18782133 isoform X3: MSQGYAIELYFDPALENQVLKAWNVLARRQISTQLIEIESRPHITLFSSPFIEPAKLENVIKAFASKQEPLALSFSSIGSLPHDNNVLFLSPTPSVSLLQFQSQLCEAVKREGVEIGEEYRTDSWVPYCAVAQEVPKTRMAEAFCVLRDLKLPVAGYAMDIGLVEFSPVRELFSFVLGHRD; this comes from the exons ATGTCACAAGGCTATGCGATCGAGCTCTACTTCGATCCAGCCCTCGAAAACCAGGTCTTGAAGGCTTGGAATGTGCTCGCTCGCCGTCAGATTAGTACCCAACTCATTGAAATCGAATCACGCCCCCACATCACCCTCTTCTCCAGCCCCTTCATTGAACCAGCGAAGCTCGAAAACGTAATCAAAGCCTTCGCTTCGAAGCAAGAACCTTTGGCGTTGTCCTTCTCCTCAATTGGGAGCCTTCCACATGACAACAATGTCCTGTTTCTGTCACCAACTCCTTCAGTTTCGTTGCTTCAGTTTCAGTCCCAATTGTGCGAGGCAGTGAAGAGAGAAGGCGTTGAAATTGGGGAGGAGTATCGCACAGATTCTTGGGTTCCTTATTGTGCTGTTGCTCAAGAAGTGCCAAAGACTCGGATGGCGGAAGCGTTTTGCGTGTTACGGGACTTGAAGTTGCCGGTTGCTGGGTATGCCATGGATATTGGGTTGGTGGAGTTTTCGCCTGTTCGTGAGTTATTCTCGTTTGTGCTAG GGCACAGGGATTGA